One genomic segment of Ferrimonas sp. YFM includes these proteins:
- a CDS encoding glutaredoxin family protein — translation MSEPVLYHTDGCHLCEQAAKLLAQLGQPFVWVDIVDSPDLVERYGVRIPVVQRSDGAELGWPFELAELERFLEDS, via the coding sequence ATGTCTGAGCCGGTTCTCTACCACACCGACGGCTGCCACCTGTGTGAGCAGGCGGCCAAACTGCTGGCCCAACTGGGTCAGCCCTTTGTCTGGGTGGACATCGTCGACTCGCCGGACCTGGTAGAGCGTTATGGCGTCCGGATCCCCGTGGTTCAGCGCAGTGACGGCGCTGAACTTGGCTGGCCCTTCGAGCTGGCCGAACTCGAACGATTTTTGGAAGATTCATGA
- a CDS encoding S16 family serine protease gives MVNRQHYRLSAVQLALQFGSDAGFHPQPDAPLLLGQDRVVSSWQALCQRSDQHLYLATLPGLDPLALIDQLNHGDEWPTKLVDRILSRAALYGDQTKPGLLNFEGLLLLPVEFLLERPANWWPLRQALARGYYLDEQNQRHQVRCQLVLIGSNGDYDNLCGFDQDFGDLIGLYGECQPELDISVEGALPRWLSAVATLCSELCGRPLSLEAAQRLASHASRLVEHQGKLSLSWAEMTRLLKRLDNAGHAEVTAEEVEQALLAQTQMHNAIEESSHESILEEMVLVQTQGEMVGQVNGLTVVDYCGHSYGEPARITTTVHYGDGEVADVERKSDLGGNIHAKGMMILSACLYRLFGRDAPLHLNANIVFEQSYQTIDGDSASLAEYCALISAITDAPIAQNLALTGAVDQFGNVQAIGGINQKVEGFFRVCDSRGLTGDQGVILPTANARQLNLSKEVIQAVEEGRFHLYQVDKVEQALELVSDIPLAEADDQGRYPENSLYGKVQQRLEQLVGSEDDHPTLWDRLKNRLGIS, from the coding sequence TTGGTCAATCGGCAACATTATCGGCTCAGTGCAGTACAACTGGCCCTTCAGTTCGGCTCAGACGCCGGCTTTCATCCGCAGCCTGATGCGCCACTGTTGTTGGGCCAGGACCGGGTCGTCAGCAGTTGGCAGGCGCTGTGTCAACGCAGTGACCAGCATCTCTATCTGGCCACCCTACCCGGCCTGGATCCCCTGGCGCTGATCGACCAACTCAATCACGGTGACGAGTGGCCAACCAAACTGGTGGATCGCATCCTCAGCCGTGCCGCCCTCTACGGTGACCAAACCAAACCCGGCCTGCTCAATTTCGAGGGCTTGCTGTTGTTGCCGGTGGAGTTCCTGCTGGAACGTCCCGCCAACTGGTGGCCTCTGAGGCAGGCGCTGGCTCGAGGTTACTACCTGGATGAGCAGAACCAGAGACATCAGGTTCGTTGCCAACTGGTACTGATTGGCTCCAATGGCGATTACGATAACCTCTGTGGCTTCGACCAGGACTTCGGCGACCTGATTGGCCTCTATGGCGAATGCCAGCCAGAGTTGGACATCAGCGTTGAAGGCGCCCTGCCCCGTTGGCTCAGTGCCGTGGCCACCCTGTGCAGTGAACTGTGCGGTCGCCCCCTCTCCCTTGAGGCGGCGCAGCGACTGGCCAGTCATGCCAGCCGCCTGGTGGAGCACCAGGGTAAGCTGAGCCTGAGCTGGGCCGAGATGACCCGCCTGCTTAAGCGCCTGGACAATGCCGGCCATGCAGAGGTCACCGCCGAAGAGGTGGAACAGGCGCTGTTGGCCCAGACCCAGATGCACAACGCCATCGAGGAGAGCTCTCACGAGTCCATTCTTGAGGAGATGGTGCTGGTGCAGACCCAGGGCGAGATGGTCGGCCAGGTAAACGGCCTGACCGTGGTCGATTACTGCGGTCACAGCTATGGCGAACCGGCACGCATCACCACCACGGTGCATTATGGTGATGGTGAGGTGGCCGACGTGGAACGCAAATCCGATCTTGGCGGCAACATCCACGCCAAGGGGATGATGATCCTCTCCGCCTGTCTGTATCGACTCTTTGGCCGGGATGCGCCCCTGCACCTCAATGCCAACATCGTGTTTGAGCAGTCCTATCAAACCATCGACGGCGACAGCGCCTCCCTGGCGGAGTACTGTGCGCTTATCTCCGCCATCACCGACGCCCCGATTGCCCAGAACCTGGCCCTGACCGGCGCCGTGGATCAATTCGGCAATGTGCAGGCCATTGGCGGCATCAATCAGAAGGTGGAGGGGTTTTTCCGGGTTTGTGACAGCCGTGGCCTCACCGGAGATCAAGGTGTGATCCTGCCTACAGCTAACGCGCGTCAGCTGAATCTCTCTAAAGAAGTAATTCAAGCTGTGGAGGAAGGTCGCTTCCATCTCTATCAGGTCGACAAGGTGGAGCAAGCCCTGGAGCTGGTGTCGGATATCCCGCTGGCAGAGGCTGACGACCAGGGTCGTTACCCAGAAAACAGCTTGTATGGCAAGGTCCAACAAAGGCTGGAACAACTGGTCGGGTCAGAGGATGACCACCCAACTCTGTGGGACAGGTTAAAAAATCGGCTCGGAATCAGCTGA
- a CDS encoding AbgT family transporter, giving the protein MSSSPSRGGLTRVLDGIETVGNKLPDPAMLFLILMVLVWAVSAALSSVSFTEIDPRSGSAVVITNLLTAEALTAFLTNLVGTFTAFAPLGVVLVSMLGVGVAEHSGFINTALKKMLKVTPAKLITPAVALVGIVSHTATDAGYVVVIPLAGVIFYAMGRHPIAGIMAAFAGVSGGFCANFIPSAIDPLLQSFTEAAAQTIDPNISLNPLNNWFFAASSTIPIILIIWYLTDKVMEPRLLKSTPLNDDIEAPEMDGITAQENRAFRWANVSMLIAMALVALAAFPEDSTLRDANGSLASFSAPLMKSIVPLIFIFFVIPGVVFGYLNGQFHRSADVIKAMTKSMEGMGAYIVMAFFCAQFIAAFSASNLGVLIAVKGAAFLEALGMPATVTIVGLVILVGFVNLFMGSASAKWALIGPVLVPMLMQLNISPDLSQAAYRIGDSSTNIITPLMPYFPLVVVYCQKYVKSTGIGTLIAAMLPYSIALLVCWTLWLLLYWSFGLPLGLNASYSYGL; this is encoded by the coding sequence ATGAGCTCAAGCCCTAGTCGTGGCGGGTTAACCCGAGTCTTGGATGGCATCGAAACCGTCGGCAACAAACTGCCCGACCCGGCGATGCTGTTTCTAATTTTGATGGTGCTGGTGTGGGCGGTCTCTGCCGCACTGTCCAGCGTAAGCTTTACCGAAATCGATCCCCGCAGCGGCTCTGCCGTGGTGATCACCAACCTGCTTACCGCCGAAGCCCTGACCGCATTCCTCACCAACCTGGTGGGCACCTTCACCGCATTCGCCCCTTTAGGCGTTGTGCTGGTGTCCATGCTGGGTGTGGGCGTGGCGGAGCACTCGGGCTTTATTAATACCGCACTTAAGAAGATGCTTAAGGTGACGCCGGCAAAGCTGATCACTCCTGCTGTGGCCTTAGTCGGCATCGTTTCTCACACCGCCACCGATGCCGGTTACGTGGTGGTCATCCCGCTGGCCGGGGTGATCTTCTACGCCATGGGTCGCCACCCCATCGCCGGGATCATGGCGGCCTTCGCCGGAGTCTCCGGCGGCTTTTGCGCCAACTTCATCCCCTCGGCCATCGATCCTTTGCTGCAATCCTTCACCGAAGCTGCGGCGCAGACCATAGATCCCAACATCAGCCTGAATCCCCTGAACAACTGGTTCTTTGCCGCTTCCTCGACCATCCCCATTATCCTGATCATCTGGTACCTGACCGATAAGGTGATGGAACCTCGTCTGCTGAAGTCGACGCCACTGAATGACGACATCGAAGCGCCTGAGATGGACGGCATCACCGCCCAGGAGAACCGTGCCTTTCGCTGGGCCAACGTGTCCATGCTGATTGCCATGGCACTGGTGGCGTTGGCCGCCTTTCCTGAAGACTCCACTTTGCGCGATGCCAACGGCTCGCTGGCCAGCTTCAGTGCTCCGTTGATGAAGTCCATCGTCCCCCTCATCTTCATCTTCTTTGTCATTCCCGGTGTGGTGTTTGGCTACCTCAATGGCCAGTTTCACCGCTCTGCTGATGTCATCAAGGCGATGACCAAGTCCATGGAAGGCATGGGCGCCTACATCGTCATGGCGTTTTTCTGTGCCCAGTTCATTGCCGCGTTTTCGGCGTCCAACCTCGGGGTGCTGATTGCGGTAAAAGGTGCGGCCTTCCTGGAAGCCCTGGGCATGCCTGCAACCGTCACCATTGTCGGACTGGTGATCCTGGTGGGCTTTGTGAACCTGTTTATGGGCAGCGCGTCCGCCAAATGGGCGCTCATCGGGCCGGTGCTGGTACCCATGTTGATGCAGCTGAACATCTCACCGGACCTGTCCCAGGCGGCCTATCGCATCGGGGATTCCTCCACCAACATCATTACCCCGCTGATGCCCTACTTCCCCCTGGTGGTGGTCTACTGCCAGAAATATGTGAAGAGTACCGGCATCGGCACCCTGATTGCGGCCATGCTGCCCTACTCTATCGCTCTATTGGTTTGCTGGACGCTGTGGCTGTTGCTGTATTGGAGCTTCGGCCTGCCTTTGGGGCTGAACGCCAGCTACAGCTATGGGCTTTAA
- a CDS encoding glutathione peroxidase → MNDQQFYDFSAQSNRHESISMETYRDTVVLVVNTASNCGFTPQYEGLEKLQQQYGDRGFTVLAFPCNQFGKQESGSDEEIRQFCDLTFNISFPLFAKVEVNGRGAHPIYQWLKKEKGGLLGDGIKWNFTKFLIDRQGRVVKRYAPTYKPELIRKDIEELLG, encoded by the coding sequence ATGAACGACCAGCAATTCTACGACTTTTCCGCCCAATCCAACCGTCACGAAAGCATCAGCATGGAAACCTATCGGGATACCGTGGTGCTTGTGGTGAATACTGCCAGCAACTGTGGCTTCACTCCCCAATACGAAGGACTGGAAAAACTGCAGCAGCAGTATGGTGACCGCGGCTTTACCGTTCTGGCGTTTCCCTGCAACCAGTTTGGTAAGCAGGAGTCGGGCTCCGATGAGGAGATCCGCCAGTTCTGCGATCTCACCTTCAACATCAGCTTCCCGTTGTTCGCCAAGGTGGAGGTCAACGGCCGCGGCGCACACCCCATCTATCAGTGGCTGAAGAAGGAGAAGGGGGGACTGCTTGGGGACGGCATCAAGTGGAACTTCACCAAGTTCCTCATCGATCGCCAGGGCAGGGTAGTGAAACGCTATGCGCCCACCTACAAGCCTGAGTTGATTCGTAAGGACATCGAAGAGCTGCTGGGCTGA
- the rmf gene encoding ribosome modulation factor: protein MKRQKRDRLERAESRGFQAGLSGRSKEQCPYQSLDAKMRWLGGWRDAIDNRVTGLFNK, encoded by the coding sequence ATGAAGAGACAGAAACGGGATCGTTTGGAAAGAGCAGAATCAAGAGGATTTCAGGCCGGTTTGTCAGGGCGCTCTAAGGAACAGTGCCCCTATCAGTCCCTAGATGCAAAGATGCGGTGGTTAGGCGGCTGGCGAGATGCCATCGATAATCGTGTAACGGGACTCTTTAACAAGTAA
- a CDS encoding ABC transporter ATP-binding protein: protein MSLIRINDGQLAFGHIPMLDHAEFVLENRERVCLVGRNGAGKSSLLKVLAGLQELDDGTITSDSGVKIAYLPQDPPRTQQGSVYHYVALGLAEVGELLERYQTMSQKVAEDPNEANLAKLHRIQEEMEQKGAWSAEQQIEQTLSRLNLDGDVPMSDLSGGWQRRAALARALVRRPDVLLLDEPTNHLDIDAIEWLEELLKGFDGSIVFVSHDRGFIRRVATRIVDLDRGQLNSFPGDYERYLVSKEELLRVEEEQAAEFDRKLALEETWIRQGIKARRTRNEGRVRALKAMRQERAERIGRQGNANMKMEEGALSGKLVFDIKGLGFAWEEKTIVSPMDRLVTRGDRIALIGPNGCGKSTLIKLLLGKLTPQQGEVKQGTKLEVAYFDQHRSDLDLDKSVQDNVADGKQTVTINGKDRHVLGYLQDFLFAPARARSPVRSLSGGEKNRLLLAKLFLKPANLLVMDEPTNDLDVETLELLEAKLAEYSGTLLLVSHDREFIDNTVTSTWWFGGNGQWHEYVGGYSDAQRLGARFFSELSHSAEPKPAADKVEKEKKAEAPKAKKLSYKLQRELDALPAKMEALEEAIEAAQQQIADPGFFDQDPNDTNKILAKLAEDEQELEWCFSRWEELETMKSSG, encoded by the coding sequence ATGAGCCTGATACGCATCAATGATGGCCAGCTCGCCTTTGGCCATATCCCCATGCTGGACCACGCCGAATTCGTGTTGGAAAACCGCGAACGCGTCTGTCTGGTCGGCCGAAACGGCGCCGGCAAGTCCAGTCTGCTTAAGGTCCTGGCCGGCTTGCAGGAGCTGGACGATGGCACCATCACCAGCGACAGTGGCGTCAAGATCGCTTATCTGCCCCAGGATCCCCCAAGAACCCAGCAGGGCAGCGTCTATCACTACGTGGCCCTGGGTCTGGCCGAGGTCGGGGAACTGCTGGAGCGCTATCAGACCATGAGTCAGAAGGTGGCCGAGGATCCCAACGAGGCCAACCTGGCCAAGTTGCACCGTATCCAGGAGGAGATGGAGCAGAAGGGTGCCTGGAGCGCCGAGCAGCAGATTGAACAGACCCTGAGTCGCCTCAATCTCGATGGCGACGTGCCCATGTCCGACCTCAGCGGTGGCTGGCAACGTCGCGCCGCCCTGGCGCGAGCCCTGGTACGCCGCCCCGATGTATTGCTTCTGGACGAGCCCACCAACCACCTGGACATCGACGCCATCGAGTGGCTGGAGGAGCTGCTCAAAGGCTTTGACGGCAGTATCGTATTCGTCTCTCACGACCGGGGCTTCATTCGCCGGGTGGCGACCCGGATTGTGGACCTGGACCGGGGTCAGCTGAACAGCTTCCCCGGCGACTATGAGCGCTATCTGGTGTCCAAGGAGGAGCTGCTTCGGGTTGAAGAGGAGCAGGCCGCCGAGTTTGATCGCAAACTGGCGCTCGAAGAGACCTGGATTCGTCAAGGCATCAAGGCCAGGCGCACCCGTAACGAAGGCCGGGTCCGTGCCCTGAAGGCGATGCGCCAGGAGCGGGCCGAGCGCATAGGCCGCCAGGGCAACGCCAACATGAAGATGGAGGAGGGCGCCCTCTCCGGAAAGCTGGTGTTCGACATCAAGGGGCTGGGCTTCGCCTGGGAGGAGAAGACCATCGTTTCTCCCATGGATCGTCTGGTGACCCGGGGCGATCGCATCGCCCTCATCGGGCCCAATGGCTGTGGCAAGTCCACTCTGATTAAGCTGCTTCTCGGTAAACTCACCCCTCAGCAGGGGGAGGTGAAGCAGGGCACCAAACTGGAGGTGGCCTACTTCGACCAGCATCGCAGCGACCTGGATCTGGACAAGTCGGTGCAGGACAACGTTGCCGACGGCAAGCAGACGGTCACCATCAATGGCAAAGACCGTCATGTGCTGGGGTACCTGCAGGACTTCCTGTTTGCCCCGGCCCGGGCGCGCAGCCCGGTGCGCTCTCTCTCCGGTGGTGAGAAGAATCGACTGCTTCTGGCCAAACTCTTCCTCAAACCCGCAAATTTGCTGGTTATGGATGAACCCACCAACGATCTTGATGTCGAAACCCTTGAACTGCTCGAGGCCAAACTGGCCGAGTACTCAGGCACCCTGCTGCTGGTTTCCCACGATCGGGAGTTCATCGACAATACGGTGACCAGCACCTGGTGGTTTGGGGGCAACGGGCAGTGGCACGAGTACGTAGGTGGATACAGTGACGCCCAGCGCCTGGGCGCGCGATTCTTCAGCGAGCTGTCGCACAGTGCCGAGCCGAAACCTGCCGCCGACAAGGTGGAGAAGGAGAAAAAGGCCGAGGCTCCCAAAGCGAAGAAGCTCTCCTACAAATTACAACGTGAACTTGATGCGCTTCCTGCTAAGATGGAGGCCCTCGAAGAGGCCATCGAAGCGGCGCAGCAACAGATTGCTGATCCTGGTTTTTTTGACCAGGACCCGAATGACACAAATAAGATTCTGGCCAAGCTGGCCGAGGATGAACAGGAATTGGAGTGGTGTTTCAGCCGATGGGAAGAGCTGGAAACCATGAAAAGTTCAGGCTAA
- the fabA gene encoding bifunctional 3-hydroxydecanoyl-ACP dehydratase/trans-2-decenoyl-ACP isomerase, with protein sequence MQATAELPVERVDQFSKEQLVASGHGQLFGNDSPRLPKDNMLMLDRIVRISDTGGKHGKGELIAELDINPDLWFFDCHFESDPVMPGCLGLDAMWQLVGFFLAWQGAKGKGRALGVGEVKFTGQILPTSKKVTYHIHLKRTINRKLIMGMADADLMVDGRLIYQATDLKVGVFQDTSSF encoded by the coding sequence ATGCAAGCTACCGCCGAGCTGCCCGTAGAGCGGGTAGACCAATTTAGCAAAGAACAACTTGTCGCCAGTGGCCACGGCCAACTCTTTGGAAACGACTCTCCCCGTCTGCCCAAAGACAACATGCTGATGCTCGACCGCATTGTCCGCATCAGCGACACCGGCGGTAAGCACGGCAAAGGTGAGCTGATCGCTGAACTGGACATCAATCCAGACCTGTGGTTCTTCGACTGTCACTTCGAGTCCGACCCAGTGATGCCTGGTTGTCTGGGCCTGGATGCCATGTGGCAGCTGGTTGGCTTCTTCCTGGCCTGGCAAGGCGCCAAGGGTAAGGGTCGTGCTCTGGGTGTGGGTGAGGTGAAGTTCACCGGCCAGATCCTGCCGACTTCCAAGAAGGTGACTTACCACATTCACCTGAAGCGCACCATCAACCGTAAGCTGATCATGGGCATGGCCGATGCTGATCTGATGGTCGACGGTCGCCTGATCTACCAGGCCACCGACCTGAAAGTAGGCGTGTTCCAGGACACCAGCTCTTTCTAA
- a CDS encoding site-specific integrase, with amino-acid sequence MTPKAMPLFDTLSRFEHPNHSVNQYLARLIQSGIDDAGLTYEHCYDWLLEQRSIENNFKSHRSELTIFLHWLWQIEQRSIVQVDRQVLSRYLEYCRQPPMEQIGFCNLPQFREAQGERIPNDKWRPFLGKLKDGEPLAYQLSHSAIRTKLALLSAFFSYLIDVDFLDRNPAAILLRAGRYKLSQQHQRAGEDDEQLKAFSELQWSYVMECCDQMAEFEPQVHERTRFLIHLMYSCYLRISEVAARPGYTPVMGQFRRDRKTGVWGFFVPMSKSGKSGTVAVSDQLLASLKRYRSFLGLSELPGPDEQTPLLIRHKASGRGRDAGVRQANLGIRQLREIIDSVIARAADLAETYGMNQDAAEMRALSSHSLRHTGISHDINLHGRPLSHVQADARHDSIDTTSRYLHTSRVERHETAARKPMDTLAR; translated from the coding sequence ATGACACCCAAGGCCATGCCTCTGTTCGATACCCTGAGCCGGTTCGAGCACCCCAATCACAGTGTAAACCAGTACCTTGCACGGCTCATTCAGTCCGGCATCGACGACGCTGGACTCACCTATGAACACTGTTACGACTGGTTGCTGGAACAGCGCAGCATAGAGAACAATTTCAAGAGTCATCGCAGTGAACTGACCATCTTCCTGCACTGGCTGTGGCAGATAGAGCAGCGCTCCATCGTTCAGGTCGACCGGCAGGTGCTGTCCCGTTACCTGGAGTATTGCCGTCAGCCGCCCATGGAGCAGATTGGATTTTGCAATCTGCCTCAGTTCAGAGAAGCCCAGGGAGAGCGGATTCCCAACGACAAGTGGCGGCCGTTTTTGGGAAAGCTCAAAGATGGCGAGCCTTTGGCGTATCAACTGTCGCATTCGGCGATACGCACCAAGCTGGCGTTACTGTCGGCGTTTTTCAGTTATCTCATCGACGTGGATTTCCTGGACAGGAATCCGGCGGCCATCTTGCTCAGGGCCGGTCGTTACAAACTGAGCCAGCAGCATCAGCGAGCCGGCGAAGACGATGAACAGCTCAAGGCCTTCAGTGAACTGCAGTGGTCCTATGTGATGGAGTGTTGTGACCAAATGGCGGAATTCGAGCCACAGGTGCACGAGCGTACGCGCTTTCTGATTCATCTGATGTACAGCTGCTATCTGCGAATCTCAGAGGTGGCCGCCAGGCCGGGATACACGCCGGTGATGGGTCAGTTTCGCCGGGACAGGAAGACCGGCGTCTGGGGCTTTTTCGTGCCCATGAGCAAATCGGGCAAGTCCGGCACCGTGGCGGTGTCGGATCAGCTGCTGGCATCCTTGAAGCGTTATCGCAGCTTCCTGGGGCTCAGCGAACTGCCTGGACCGGATGAGCAGACGCCGCTGCTGATTCGTCACAAGGCCTCAGGCCGTGGTCGCGACGCCGGCGTTCGTCAGGCCAATCTGGGGATTCGTCAGCTGAGGGAGATCATCGATTCGGTGATTGCCCGGGCCGCCGACCTGGCGGAGACATACGGAATGAACCAGGACGCCGCCGAGATGCGGGCGCTGTCCAGCCACAGTCTGCGTCACACAGGCATCAGTCACGACATCAATTTGCACGGCCGGCCGTTGTCCCACGTGCAAGCGGACGCACGTCACGACAGCATCGACACCACCAGTCGTTATCTGCACACCAGCCGGGTCGAACGCCACGAGACAGCCGCGCGCAAACCCATGGACACCTTGGCCCGGTAA
- a CDS encoding DUF3466 family protein, translating to MSLKTFNYKKTTLAVALVTAWGAQAAERQWPAYEITNLSDTFSLANSQLAETRNGYAGKINEQGVVVGIAQGINNTATDDDNNNVVGEVEDVVYGTVDALTPNTTRPFQGNNFPFDLDEGDAWKANHAPLDGQLAPNLDADATTDAWYFGIKSNADIRVGAVTGPQEKIDDPSPGDDDDDPFFYVRSFESRAIVQNGGNELLIAPPYTTYESDKSNATPLDIGGFSAAAGINDTDLIVGYASTDISNGGESALDTCWDREADSEIDTPLSVCVQAAKNNGSLSYQRRGAIWQYDSAGNSATLVRTLELPFTPNDDDKTTYTAQGLAINNDGVAVGESNQRNRDNNLMSYEWAQIWKADGTVISPTDLKKDGLRGSTAVAINNNNIATGSVQRYIGGYIRTKFWVYDVNSGEETFTEPRDFNPNSETEFSSLARDINDAGLVVGNIEIDIQNGVLRRRNGFIYDYTADQNGDTNNFVNVNSLLTCESRGYVADEDGSTVDAEGNRWSKYTVTDDTTFAQSITYEVDFTVVEANSINENGDIVGTALVRLPRVKVEDGKVVTEEVTDPNTGETVTKVVIETDGFGKPITDQLPRPIVLKANSGASSCTIPLDTSIDPEPNERSGASWPLAGLFALLPLAWWRRRK from the coding sequence ATGAGCCTTAAGACGTTTAACTATAAGAAAACCACCCTGGCCGTTGCGCTGGTGACTGCCTGGGGTGCCCAGGCGGCAGAGCGACAGTGGCCCGCCTATGAGATCACCAACCTGAGTGATACTTTCTCCCTGGCCAACAGCCAGCTTGCGGAGACCCGAAACGGCTATGCCGGAAAGATCAACGAGCAGGGTGTGGTTGTGGGCATCGCCCAGGGCATCAACAACACCGCCACCGATGACGACAACAACAACGTCGTCGGCGAAGTGGAAGACGTGGTCTATGGCACAGTGGATGCGCTGACACCCAACACCACCCGTCCTTTCCAGGGCAACAACTTCCCCTTCGATCTGGATGAGGGCGACGCTTGGAAAGCCAACCACGCCCCGCTGGACGGTCAGCTGGCGCCTAACCTGGATGCCGACGCCACCACCGACGCCTGGTATTTTGGCATCAAGAGCAACGCCGACATCCGCGTGGGTGCGGTAACCGGTCCTCAGGAGAAGATCGACGACCCCAGCCCAGGGGATGACGACGACGATCCCTTCTTCTATGTGCGCAGCTTCGAGTCTCGCGCCATCGTACAAAACGGCGGCAATGAACTGCTGATTGCGCCTCCATACACCACCTATGAGTCCGACAAGTCCAATGCGACTCCCCTGGACATCGGTGGCTTCTCCGCGGCTGCGGGCATCAACGACACCGACCTGATTGTTGGCTATGCCAGCACCGACATCAGCAACGGCGGTGAGAGCGCCCTGGATACCTGCTGGGATCGCGAAGCGGACAGCGAAATTGATACCCCTCTGTCTGTCTGTGTTCAGGCGGCCAAAAACAACGGCAGCCTCTCCTATCAGCGTCGCGGTGCGATTTGGCAGTATGACAGCGCCGGCAACAGCGCCACTTTGGTGCGCACCCTGGAGCTGCCCTTTACTCCCAACGATGACGATAAGACCACCTACACCGCTCAGGGTCTGGCCATCAACAATGACGGTGTAGCTGTGGGTGAGTCCAACCAGCGCAATAGGGACAACAACCTGATGAGCTACGAGTGGGCGCAGATCTGGAAGGCCGACGGCACCGTCATCAGCCCCACCGATCTGAAGAAGGACGGCCTGCGAGGCTCTACCGCCGTCGCCATCAACAACAACAACATCGCCACAGGCTCGGTGCAGCGCTACATTGGCGGCTACATCCGCACCAAGTTCTGGGTGTATGACGTCAACTCCGGTGAGGAGACCTTCACCGAGCCCCGCGACTTCAACCCCAACTCCGAGACCGAGTTCTCCTCTCTGGCCCGCGACATCAACGACGCCGGCCTGGTGGTGGGCAACATCGAGATCGATATCCAGAACGGGGTACTGCGTCGCCGTAACGGCTTTATCTACGACTACACCGCGGATCAGAACGGTGACACCAACAACTTCGTCAACGTCAACAGCCTGCTGACCTGTGAGTCCCGCGGCTATGTGGCCGACGAAGATGGCTCCACCGTCGATGCCGAGGGCAACCGCTGGTCCAAGTACACCGTGACCGACGACACCACCTTTGCCCAGTCCATTACCTACGAGGTGGACTTCACCGTGGTGGAGGCCAACAGCATCAATGAGAACGGCGACATCGTCGGTACCGCCCTGGTGCGTCTGCCCCGAGTAAAAGTGGAAGACGGCAAGGTGGTTACCGAAGAGGTGACCGATCCCAACACCGGCGAAACCGTCACCAAGGTGGTGATCGAAACCGATGGCTTCGGTAAACCGATCACCGATCAGCTGCCACGCCCCATTGTGCTCAAGGCCAACTCCGGCGCATCCAGCTGCACCATCCCGCTGGATACCTCCATCGACCCTGAGCCGAACGAGCGCTCCGGTGCCTCCTGGCCGCTGGCCGGTCTGTTTGCGCTGCTGCCCCTGGCCTGGTGGCGTCGACGTAAATAA